A single Nomia melanderi isolate GNS246 chromosome 13, iyNomMela1, whole genome shotgun sequence DNA region contains:
- the Ercc1 gene encoding DNA excision repair protein Ercc1, with protein MENGDKVEEDKGDDVCPPKQARTESFQAAFSELKNSEFYTEELPGPSKEIPKDSSRFNTLLVNTKQKGNPLLKFITNVPWEFSEIVPDYVMGKTTCALFLSIRYHQLNPDYIHGRLKSLGNMYSLRVLLVQVDVPDPHHALKHLTRMCILADLTLMLAWNAEDAGKMIETYKIYENKPPDAIMERSDTAPYQKLVNALTTIRSVNKTDATTLLSTFGTLNELIKTKPNTLALCPGIGLQKAQRIHNTLHEPFLRVSRSVQK; from the exons TGAGTCCTTTCAAG CTGCTTTCAGTGAATTAAAAAACTCAGAATTTTATACGGAAGAATTACCAGGACCGTCAAAAGAAATCCCTAAGGACTCATCAAGATTTAATACACTTTTAGTCAACACAAAACAA aaaggAAATCCATTATTGAAATTCATAACAAATGTTCCTTGggaattttctgaaattgtgCCAGACTATGTAATGGGAAAAACTACATGTGCACTGTTTTTATCGATACGATATCATCAGCTTAATCCTGATTATATTCATGGAAGATTGAAATCTTTAGGAAATATGTATAGTCTCAGAGTTCTCTTAGTTCAG GTAGATGTACCAGATCCACATCATGCTCTAAAACATTTAACAAGAATGTGTATTCTTGCGGATTTGACATTGATGTTAGCATGGAATGCAGAGGATGCTGGTAAAATGATTGAAACCTATAAAATTTATGAGAATAAACCACCAGATGCAATTATGGAAAGAAGTGATACAGCACCTTATCAAAAG TTGGTAAATGCTTTAACTACAATACGTTCAGTAAATAAAACAGATGCTACAACCCTTTTATCGACTTTTGGAACATTAAATGAACTGATAAAGACAAAACCAAATACATTAGCACTTTGTCCTGGCATTGGATTACAAAAAGCACAACGAATTCATAATACTTTACATGAACCATTTTTACGTGTATCAAGATCTGTACAAAAATaa